A window of Nitrososphaerales archaeon genomic DNA:
TGACGGCACAGCAGCCAGAAGTCAACATCATAAGAGTTACATTACAGGCGCTGGCTGCGGTATTGGGAGGGACTCAATCCTTACATACCAACTCCTACGATGAAGCGTTGGCCTTACCGTCTGAGCATGCGGTGAGGCTTGCGATACGAACTCAGCAGGTAATAGCCCACGAAAGCAACGTTGCTAATACGGTAGATCCATTGGCAGGATCGTACTATGTAGAGTACTTAACGAATGAGATTGAGAAGCGTGTATGGGATTACCTGCAAAGGATCGAAGAGATGGGAGGGGCCATAATCGCCATAGAGAGGGGATTTTACCAAAGAGAGATAGCGGAGAGCGCCTATAGGTATCAAAGGGAGATAGAAAAGAAGGATAGGATCGTGGTCGGTGTTAATGAATTTATAACCGAAGAGGTAAAGATCAAGGAGTTATTAAAGGTGGATCCAGTATTGAGAGAGAAACAGATTGAGAGATTGAGAAGGGTGAGGAGTGAAAGGGATCAGAGTAAAGTAAGAGAGACGTTAGAGGATTTAAGGAGGGCTGTCGAGAGAGGAGAAAATGTCATACCATATATGATGAAAGCATTGAATAGTTATGCAACCTTGCAGGAGACTACAGAGGTTCTTAAAAGTGTATACGGTGAATATAAACCCAGGGGTTGGTGATATGATAAAGAAGATCGATCACATAGGAATAGCTGTAAAGAGCTTGAGTAATGCTCTAAGCCTCTATAAAGATACACTGGGGTTGGAGCTTAAGGGTATAGAGGAGATCGAAGAGCAGAAGGTAAGAGTGGCGATCATTCCGATAGGTGATAGTAAGATCGAGCTCATCGAGCCTATGGGAGACGATAGCCCCATCAAAAGGTTTATAGATAATAGAGGTGAGGGGATTCACCACATAGCCCTAGAAACCGATAATATTGTCCATATGTTGAAAAGTTTGAAAGAGAAAGGTTATAAGTTAGTAGATGAAGAGCCACGTGTCGGTGCAAGTAAAGCGAAGATCGCATTCATTCACCCCAAGAGTACGATGGGTACTCTAATAGAACTCTGTGAACATTAACGAATAAAATCTCGTAATTTAACATTAACGAATCTATAAAAACATCTAAAAAGTTTCGAATGATAGAAGAATTTTAGATTACAAAGCATCATCAGAAATAATGTTAAAATAACCGATCCACTACAACTATGTGGATAACTATGAATAGGTTGGTTTTCTTCATATCGAGTAAGGTTTTAGAAGAT
This region includes:
- the mce gene encoding methylmalonyl-CoA epimerase codes for the protein MNINPGVGDMIKKIDHIGIAVKSLSNALSLYKDTLGLELKGIEEIEEQKVRVAIIPIGDSKIELIEPMGDDSPIKRFIDNRGEGIHHIALETDNIVHMLKSLKEKGYKLVDEEPRVGASKAKIAFIHPKSTMGTLIELCEH